From one Anopheles cruzii chromosome 3, idAnoCruzAS_RS32_06, whole genome shotgun sequence genomic stretch:
- the LOC128270288 gene encoding endoplasmic reticulum metallopeptidase 1-like, which produces MFQTAQPSRKSPKTKVLDPDIDYSKAKSVHSISSWWGIGGIFIVLFVGNITNYTNSHLPDGLRNAHLTHFPNAFIAERAWKDLKILNDFGPKPTGSYTNEVLAVDFLNREISYIDQLKNRNQQLIVQNQVVSGGYVGVYMNKSAANVYRRVQNVVVKLVGRSEMSTRHALLLNCHFDSVAGSPGASDDVSSCTVMLEILRVLSRQSEVNRYSIIFLFNGAEETPLQASHGFITKHPWAADVRAFINLESAGSGGKEMLFQSGPKHPWLIDAYARSIPYPYAQAAAEEIFQSGVIPSDTDFRVFRDVGRIPGMDFAHTANGYRYHTRYDSIDYIPLSVLQRTGDNILALTKTIANGDELGSTERYAQGYMVFYDFLGLFFVSYSADVGLMINLSVVLLSIIIPFLSLARSTSGTHGKQIRSETMIGFMGTFLGAGASGLLCFFIGLQLDALGRSMSWYSSTNLILGVYCCPALLCQCLVHLLCNRLFGSKTTPLSLALKVQARLNGVNLFWGMITLGITFTGYRLAYIFMVLILCSLVSNTLISMLGIQNSVNKWLLIHVMFQIVALAWSTQFYHILMNIFVPITGRIGSSINPDIIIGALASFATLFSCSFLTPLLFLLKKTDKLIAELVAITLIALTLASSTHVGFPYRDDSLKAPAVQRHYITHTVRRFYDYNGGERYTDSGFLLQELDRNAKKTIEGIAMPDAATPMREIPACDKELFCAIPFYSIWHQVLFENYWLPGPAPIVRQMVTITLKEKEKLNDHEHRLHLEMNGSFQSSLIIGPKAGSTLKRWSLLSEIPTPIEFNGQRGHFVLLTNGLEDDAMNVTMDIRHELKNYDGPLLDLLVTTTHWEYQKEQTPVFNRLLARVPSWAHVVPSVAAVNSYTF; this is translated from the exons ATGTTTCAG ACCGCCCAGCCCAGTAGAAAGAGTCCTAAGACGAAAGTACTTGATCCTGATATTG ATTACTCGAAAGCTAAAAGTGTACACAGCATCTCATCATGGTGGGGCATTGGTGGCATTTTCATCGTACTGTTCGTGGGGAACATTACCAACTATACCAACTCCCATCTTCCCGATGGTTTACGTAATGCTCATCTAACACACTTTCCGAACGCCTTTATTGCGGAACGTGCCTGGAAGGACCTGAAGATACTGAATGATTTCGGCCCCAAACCAACGGGATCGTACACGAATGAAGTGTTGGCTGTGGACTTCCTGAATCGGGAAATCTCGTACATTGATCAGCTGAAAAACCGTAACCAGCAACTGATCGTGCAGAACCAGGTGGTCTCCGGTGGCTACGTTGGCGTGTATATGAACAAATCAGCCGCCAACGTATACAGGCGCGTGCAGAATGTTGTCGTAAAATTGGTTGGTCGCAGTGAAATGTCCACGCGCCATGCACTGTTGCTAAACTGCCATTTCGATTCTGTTGCCGGATCGCCCGGTGCAAGCGACGATGTTAGCAGTTGCACCGTCATGCTGGAGATCCTGCGCGTTCTTTCCCGCCAATCGGAAGTTAACCGGTATTCGatcattttccttttcaatgGAGCAGAAGAGACGCCGCTACAAGCATCCCACGGGTTTATCACGAAGCATCCGTGGGCAGCGGATGTGCGGGCGTTTATAAACCTTGAGTcagccggttccggtggcaagGAGATGTTGTTCCAGAGTGGCCCAAAGCACCCGTGGCTTATCGATGCGTACGCTCGCTCTATACCGTACCCCTACGCTCAGGCAGCCGCCGAAGAAATCTTCCAATCTGGTGTCATTCCTTCGGATACGGACTTTCGTGTGTTTCGCGACGTTGGTCGAATTCCGGGCATGGATTTTGCTCATACGGCCAACGGATATCGATATCATACACGCTACGATTCGATTGATTACATTCCACTGTCGGTGTTGCAACGTACGGGTGACAATATCTTGGCCCTCACGAAAACCATTGCCAATGGAGATGAACTGGGAAGCACCGAGCGATATGCACAAGGCTACATGGTGTTTTACGACTTTCTCGGCCTGTTCTTCGTCTCCTACTCAGCTGACGTGGGGCTAATGATAAATCTGAGCGTTGTGTTACTCTCCATCATAATTCCGTTTCTATCACTTGCTCGCTCGACCAGTGGAACCCACGGGAAGCAGATCCGGTCGGAGACGATGATTGGTTTTATGGGCACGTTTCTGGGTGCTGGTGCTAGCGGTTTGCTGTGCTTCTTCATTGGTTTGCAGCTGGACGCGTTAGGCCGATCAATGTCATGGTACTCGTCCACAAATCTCATCCTCGGAGTTTACTGTTGTCCGGCGTTGCTGTGCCAATGCTTAGTTCATCTGTTGTGCAATCGTCTCTTTGGCAGCAAAACG ACCCCGTTGAGCCTTGCGCTAAAAGTACAGGCACGCTTGAACGGAGTGAATCTCTTTTGGGGCATGATAACGCTCGGTATCACCTTCACCGGTTATCGGCTTGCGTACATCTTCATGGTTCTGATCCTGTGTTCGCTGGTTTCCAACACACTCATTTCCATGCTAGGCATACAGAATTCGGTCAATAAGTGGCTACTGATACATGTAATGTTTCAAATCGTAGCCCTTGCATGGAGCACCCAGTTCTATCATATTCTGATGAACATATTCGTACCGATCACCGGCCGTATCGGGTCCTCTATTAATCCTGATATTATTATTGGTGCGCTGGCTTCCTTTGCGACCCTGTTCAGTTGTAGTTTCCTCACTCCGTTGCTATTtctgctgaagaaaactgaTAAACTGATTGCCGAGTTAGTTGCCATCACATTGATCGCGCTGACGTTGGCTTCTTCAACGCATGTTGGGTTTCCGTACCGTGATGACTCCTTGAAAGCACCTGCGGTTCAGCGGCACTACATCACTCATACGGTGCGCAGATTTTACGACTACAATGGTGGGGAACGCTACACGGATTCAGGATTTTTGCTGCAGGAGCTTGACCGTAATGCAAAGAAAACGATCGAAGGCATCGCGATGCCGGATGCGGCGACACCGATGCGTGAGATACCAGCCTGTGATAAGGAGCTGTTCTGTGCTATACCATTCTACTCGATTTGGCATCAGGTTTTGTTCGA AAACTATTGGCTACCGGGACCAGCACCAATTGTCCGTCAAATGGTAACGATAACGCtcaaggaaaaggaaaaattgaaCGATCATGAACATCGATTGCATCTGGAGATGAATGGTAGTTTTCAGTCCTCGCTCATCATTGGACCAAAAGCTGGATCCACACTCAAGCGTTGGAGCCTGTTGAGTGAAATTCCTACCCCTATTGAGTTCAACGGTCAACGTGGCCACTTTGTGCTGCTTACAAACGGTCTCGAGGATGATGCAATGAATGTTACCATGGATATACGG CACGAACTGAAAAATTACGATGGACCACTGCTAGACCTTCTAGTTACCACAACGCACTGGGAGTACCAAAAGGAGCAAACGCCCGTGTTCAACCGTCTTTTAGCGCGCGTCCCAAGCTGGGCACACGTTGTTCCTTCCGTCGCGGCCGTTAACAGCTATACCTTCTAG
- the LOC128270290 gene encoding endoplasmic reticulum metallopeptidase 1-like: protein MAGKAAVKPVKKSKASKELEEDVANLHQLEAQHGILGIVLLLFCGTVSSYLCTLLPDGLTSADLGTYPTAFIAERAWDNLQVLNDFGPKPTGSEANELRAADYIRRELEKVKATAHSAQQLETHHQTVSGAYPIAFQGNPLTSVYRRAQNIVAKLAGREDGNALMLNCHYDTVASSPGASDDGGSCAVMLEIARVLSRAPERTRHSIIFLFNGAEETPLQAAHGFVSQHPWAEEVRAFLNLESAGSGGKEQLFQSGPQHPWLVAAYGRSARHPAAQASSEELFQSGLIPSDTDFRIFRDFGHVPGMDFAHTINGYRYHTRFDNIDYLSLSVLQRTGDNILALTREIVNGDELAKLKHDPSQLSEGNSVYFDFLGLFFFHYSIESARLLNYALSVCSVVLPYWQLLKPVQRVGGKRDIVRGMVVGFAGTVCGTIGGVLVVLLIANRLDAFGRAMSWFSTPFLILGLYGCPVMLMHCFGHRIVNHLFERKEATLTLMDTVRSRLLGVNLFWAILIVKLTLLNIRSAYVVAVLLVCSLLSTLITSVLGYQRNVHRWLAVHLGFQVVAMLWSTTFYHLMMKLFVPITGRIGGSVNPEYLIGLLVAFGGLLCISYLVPLIGLLKQSSELTARLTVFAMIAFLLACCTQVGFPYRDDSSSEPSVQRHYVTHTLQVANDSTGRTIERSGFLLREMDRNALRLMRGVASPLEVTAMRQLETCKSMPFCGIPFYSVWHQIRFDNYWLDGPPPALEKETVPSFMLQKVVQLSDNRRRYTFNIGHRYQTCVQSALVIMPKPGVRLVNWNLMETVTERMEFNGQRAHFVLITYGLADDELWNVTFDFERDAGYENSNDKLVEISWINTFWEYKEKHTIDFSQLIEKFPGWAHVIPSVAVVNVTEY from the exons ATGGCTGGGAAAGCTGCCGTCAAGCCGgtgaaaaaatcgaaagcaagTAAAGAGCTGGAAGAGGACGTAGCGAACCTTCATCAGCTTGAAGCCCAACACGGCATACTGGGAATAGTGCTGCTCCTGTTCTGTGGAACTGTTTCAAGCTATCTCTGCACCCTACTCCCGGATGGCCTAACGTCTGCCGACCTCGGTACCTACCCAACGGCGTTTATTGCTGAACGGGCTTGGGATAACTTGCAGGTACTAAACGATTTCGGTCCCAAACCAACCGGTTCCGAGGCGAACGAGCTCCGTGCGGCTGACTATATCCGTCGAGAATTGGAAAAAGTGAAAGCCACCGCACACTCTGCCCAGCAGCTAGAAACCCACCATCAGACCGTATCCGGCGCGTATCCGATTGCGTTCCAGGGTAACCCGTTAACGAGCGTCTACCGGAGAGCGCAAAACATTGTGGCTAAGCTGGCCGGTCGAGAAGATGGAAATGCGCTGATGCTAAACTGTCACTATGAtacggtggccagcagcccGGGAGCGAGCGATGATGGAGGCAGCTGTGCGGTGATGTTGGAGATAGCGCGTGTCTTGTCCCGCGCTCCGGAACGTACCCGTCATTCGATCATTTTCCTCTTCAACGGAGCTGAAGAGACGCCCTTACAAGCAGCCCATGGTTTCGTTAGTCAGCATCCGTGGGCCGAAGAAGTGAGGGCCTTTCTTAATCTCGAATCGGCCGGATCGGGTGGCAAGGAGCAACTGTTTCAGAGTGGTCCACAACATCCATGGCTGGTAGCTGCTTATGGACGTTCGGCGCGTCATCCTGCTGCCCAGGCGTCCTCGGAGGAACTGTTTCAATCAGGACTCATTCCATCCGATACGGATTTTCGCATTTTCCGCGATTTTGGCCACGTGCCAGGGATGGATTTTGCGCACACCATCAACGGATATCGGTACCACACGCGATTCGACAACATCGACTATCTGAGCCTTTCGGTACTACAGCGTACGGGCGACAACATCCTCGCCTTAACACGGGAGATCGTAAATGGCGATGAGTTGGCCAAGTTGAAGCACGATCCGTCACAGTTGAGTGAAGGGAACAGTGTATACTTTGATTTTCTGgggcttttcttcttccattACTCGATCGAGTCCGCGCGTTTGTTGAACTACGCATTATCGGTCTGCTCGGTTGTCCTTCCGTATTGGCAGCTACTGAAACCAGTTCAGCGCGTTGGCGGTAAGCGAGACATTGTCCGAGGGATGGTGGTTGGGTTTGCGGGAACGGTTTGTGGTACTATTGGTGGTGTGCTGGTTGTACTACTTATCGCCAACCGGCTTGATGCTTTCGGCCGAGCCATGAGCTGGTTTTCGACTCCCTTTCTCATTTTGGGCCTGTACGGTTGTCCCGTGATGCTGATGCATTGCTTTGGCCATCGTATCGTTAACCACCTGTTTGAAAGAAAAGAG GCAACACTTACACTGATGGATACGGTTCGCTCACGTTTGCTTGGTGTTAACCTGTTCTGGGCGATACTAATCGTTAAACTGACGCTGCTCAACATACGTAGTGCCTACGTAGTCGCCGTGCTTCTGGTTTGCTCCCTGCTCTCGACGCTTATTACCTCGGTGCTAGGTTACCAGAGGAATGTACACCGGTGGCTCGCGGTACATCTTGGGTTTCAAGTAGTGGCCATGCTGTGGTCCACCACCTTCTATCACTTGATGATGAAACTGTTTGTGCCCATCACCGGACGGATTGGAGGATCGGTGAATCCGGAGTACCTGATCGGATTGCTAGTGGCATTCGGTGGATTACTGTGCATCAGCTACCTCGTACCACTGATCGGTTTACTTAAGCAGTCTTCAGAACTTACTGCACGGCTGACTGTCTTTGCGATGATAGCATTTCTGCTCGCTTGCTGTACACAAGTTGGCTTCCCGTATCGGGACGACAGTAGCAGCGAACCCTCGGTTCAGCGACACTACGTGACG CATACGCTTCAGGTTGCAAACGATAGCACCGGCCGCACAATCGAAAGGTCCGGATTTTTACTCCGTGAAATGGATCGCAACGCGCTGCGCCTCAtgcgtggcgtggccagtCCATTGGAGGTTACGGCCATGCGCCAGCTAGAGACCTGCAAATCGATGCCGTTCTGTGGCATTCCATTCTACTCTGTCTGGCACCAGATTCGTTTCGA TAATTACTGGTTGGATGGACCCCCGCCGGCACTAGAGAAGGAAACCGTGCCATCGTTTATGCTCCAAAAAGTCGTTCAACTTTCGGACAACAGACGCCGGTATACATTCAACATTGGCCACCGGTATCAAACATGTGTCCAATCGGCCCTGGTTATTATGCCTAAGCCGGGAGTTCGGTTAGTAAATTGGAATCTTATGGAAACCGTTACGGAACGGATGGAATTTAATGGGCAGCGGGCGCACTTTGTTCTAATCACCTACGGATTGGCAGATGATGAGCTTTGGAATGTCACATTCGATTTCGAAAGGGACGCTGGCTATGAGAACAGCAACGACAAGCTAGTCGAGATCAGCTGGATTAACACATTCTGGGAGtacaaagaaaaacatacGATTGATTTTAGCCAGCTCATCGAAAAATTCCCCGGGTGGGCCCATGTCATCCCGTCTGTGGCCGTGGTAAACGTTACAGAGTACTGA